Part of the Vigna unguiculata cultivar IT97K-499-35 chromosome 3, ASM411807v1, whole genome shotgun sequence genome, CATATAAAGTATTGTTGAGTCTAGATGTGAACCTGAAGAGACTTGTCAAAGCGCATGGTTTCTTCTACCTCAGCATCAGCTATAGATTTGACATTCAACTCCATCATATTGCTACAGCCTTAATGCTTGTAAACATAGGATCTAATATAATGCTCACTTTTCTGAATGAGGCTCACCACGTAATTATAAGAGGATTTATGTAATCTGGCTTTTGGAGGCTTGTGATATGATGAAGCAAACAAGGCTCCTAAAAAACAGATTCTGCAGCCCATGACCAGCCAGCACACACATTATAGAGCATGATGACAAAGAAACAGTTTCAGTCCCGTGATATTCTGTTGTTTTACCGTGATGGgcatctaattaattaaaacctCAAAGTAATGACTCACAGTATAATGCAATTACAGGCCCTACTACTAGCACGTCATTCCTTTAAAAACTGACAATCATGCAACAAACAGTGGCTCATCTTGAGTTATCTGATAAGAACAAGTCACTCACTCACCACGTATATGATATGTGTCGTtgctaataatatttatatttatattttgaaaggCACATGACAGAGGGCTTATTTGGTTGGAGGCTTAACCAGCTTAGCACATGCAGTGTTTCATCTGACATGTATGTATGcgtaggatatatatatatatatatatatatatatcatgtgaacttttaattaaaataatcatagttAACTCCTTTCaccttacattttttttagaacaaaaagGAACCTGTTAGATacaaaatcttattttattcgATCAACCTTAGTAAAAGGTGGTTTGGTAAAGGACAGAGATTTGAACATCAACGTCACACGGTCACAAAAGTATTAAAGATACAAAATTAGGAACAAACTTGATGACCTGTGACTTTTACTTGTATCTTCAGTATGGTATGCTACATGCAGATGCTTTCTGCTGttcaaatttgatttaattatgattCATTAACATGACATAGAACTGTTCAATTGAAATTTGGTGTTCTGTCCATTAACTATATCAACTTTGGATACGTGTGGGCTGTCATGTAGCCTTTTTCATCAGTTTTGCACCCTCATTTACCAAATAGTATCTTGTCCCATGTGTGAGCAACAATTCAACCTTTTGAATGCAGAGGTTAATTCTAGATAATAATTTAGAACTACATATTATCCTTTGTATTTCTTCCGGCAATATAAAACTATATTGGAGCTTCACATAAGACCGCTATGATAATTTCTAGTGCATAGCTCAAGATGATCAGCACAACAATGGCAGCTCTATATCTGAAAATCAATGGTACAACCACCAATTGATTCTGCAGCTTCAATGTCAGACAATATAGAGTTATTATTATCCGAAGATACTGGTCCTAAAAAAATATCTCTAACACTTTTATACAATTCCTGAGACTTTTCCCTTTTTTCTTCGTGGTTGAAAGGATTCTGACGTTGTGGATCCTTTTCAGAGGCATTTCTAGTAGTTGATCTTGCACATTCTCCTTTTTGCAAGTGTTTAGAGTCTAACCAAAGGAAAGAAAATGAGGAGGGGATTAGCATAACATTAGGTTGATTAAAAGGAAAAACTTCATAATTGGCGATAAATAACGATGGCAAACATTGGAGTAACTATTCCCAATCCCAAAATACAAAAGTAGGCATCAAGTTGTTAAACCATCTTCATGTGCAAGGATGCATAGCAGAAATGAGCAAACAAAattaagttctatggaggattTTGAGGTATTCCATGCTGTAACAGACATGTTTATCAGGCTAATGACAATTTCATGCAACAGTTACTGAAAGATCATAGcttgaaatttatgaatatttaggTGGAAATCGAGAATAAATGACGAGGATTAAAAGAGTTATATCATTTTAATGGTGCTTGAGCTACCCTTAGACTTTTAaagttactaataattatagAACCGAACTCCCCGTGTCATATATAGCATTgtaaatcttttctttttctttcgaggtaatgaaatgaattttctattttttattagttcaaTTCAAAAGCCTCTGATAGTACTTAGTTAATTGAGTGGAGAAGTTACTCTacatgttaaaagaaaaaatgaataacaaaaggGACCTAAGGTAAGTATATATATAGAAGACCATGAAAGCTACATGAACCATTGCATAAAGAAAGAACAAATAAAGTCAAAATAGTGTTTTCACCTCAATGCAATCTCTAAAATGGAGAGGATCATAAATTTAGCGAGTAACAAGTTCTTGCATTTCCAACCCTAACCTTTGACCATCTGAAATCCCAATGTTCATCGTCACAGAAAACAAGCTAGCTGAGTTTATATTAGTTCAGATGTACTTTCGTAGCATATGTAATGAAGAGTTAATACAAGAAGCATCAACAGATTAGAGTTTAAAACACCTGTAGGAAAGTATGAATTTCTACTACATGTATTTTGATAATGAATTTGTTGCTGCTACTGCtgcttaaaattttatttttgacaactattttttattatcgtaAAGAATATCATTAATTTCATTGAAACAACAGTAATAAAGACAATAAGTTGTAAAAGCAGCCATGTAAGTGCAAACCAGATAGTCCTCAGTGAGTGTGCCATCAATTATTTACCtttaaatgatgtggaagaatCTTTAAAAACCATGTCTAGTTTAGCACGGGTAATGCACAACCATCTTCTTTCTGATTCATAATTAAGTTCTGTTTCAATTGGAATATGCCAGTGGCCTTCCTCTGATTCCTGTTACCACAGTTGCCATGTTATGtttccttctttcttttcttcacaTCTTTATTGTTTCAAATTTAGATTCATagacaaatataatttaatctgTGTTCATGTTCTGCTGCTTTTCGAACAGGGTAAGAGCTTACCTGAATTACAACAGAACAAGGAGGGGGCATGTGAAACACTGGACTACCACCACCAGAGAAACTGAAGCGTACCTTAAATTTGGTAGACAGGGATTCCAATGTTAGGATGGGCTTAAATTGCACATAATCAAAGAAAGGGAATATAAATTCAAGACAAAATCTTATTACCAATGATTTAAACCTTAAATTGCAGATGTATTTGTGTATATATGATTTAACCAACTACCATGACTAAAACATTATTTCATCAGATATATAAAATCAGCATGACAATAAAAACAAAGATCTAATAGAAATCTCTTCTTTCCAAAGGGCCTTACCTGATGCCTTTCTTTCCATTTGGGGAAAAAGTCATTTCCCAAAAGTTGAAATAGATGATCTCTCATCTCATCATTGGTAACAAGTAagcatttaaattttatagttgCATACAACCAGTACCTGAAACACGGGTCAGTAAAATGCAGCACGATATGCCTAACCAGAAGAAAcagataacaaaaaaattaacatttgttCTTACCAGTCATCATTTGATCCTGAAGGTGTTGCATAGAGTGCATCAGCAGCATTCCACTTATCAATTAATGCCCTATTGACTGGTTCATCCATTTTGTCTCCCTTGATACGCTTATTATGCAAAATGATAAGTGGTAACTTCTTTGAAGGGAGCCTTTGGCGCATTTCATTGACAACAGCATTGATCTAAAGTTTTCatctcaaaagaaaataatcagTAACCCTAAAACAAGAACAACAAACAGGGAATAAAAGACAAGAGTATTTTCTACGCTCGGTAACTTGCCTTGTGTGGCATGAACCTACTTTGGCCAAAAAGGCCAACATTTGCAGCATCTACCACCGCTTCAAAAGGTCCATAGTAGTCAAGCCATTTCTGCAATGCACGTTTTCATATATTCCAATTGCAACATCATCAATCTATAACATTAATTAGATTAGAACACTtacaaataatgataatttcttaCCTGAAATTTCTGGAAGTTTGAGCCTTTTTCTCTCATCATGGCTATAGATGCAACTGACTTGGCAAAATGTTCAGTTTCAATAGGATCGAGATCAATAGTGGTCAACTGCAGTCCACAGCACTTACACACTCcatcctttccaatggttgtaTGAGCAACTTCCCATTTCCCCTTACCCAACCAACCCTGCCCATGCCAGCCTCCACCATTATTTTCTATTGCTTCCATTATCAATCTCTTATCCCATTTTCTCTTCCCAACTCTTGAAGCCTGCTTGCTCTTAAACCAATCAACAATCAAAGACGCAGTGGCCTGAGATACTTTCCTCACACTACTTCTTACTTTGTGCAACACATAATAAACCTTGTCACTATTTCCAGCTCCTATGCTCACCCTCAAGAGAGCCTCCAACTCAGGCTCTTCAGGGTA contains:
- the LOC114179804 gene encoding proteinaceous RNase P 1, chloroplastic/mitochondrial-like isoform X1: MAPFALYFNTLQFRQSLTFSYSKPNLCCLCQRRPSNNIVTFISIKTKQTAIRHSYLNSLPETAPWFAKTAPYAFRDCRGSLEARATISGSSCTVTEKVEKKMRKRKLDRDSPQVKLKNALDMCSKRGDVMGALSLYDAAISEGVKLGQHHYTVLLYLCSSAAVGVVRPAKSGSGARTLNALVSSDGLRNEGLSEPMDTNDSSFELDCNAGLNSDLNSTQKDGIFVVSDEVKRYALERGFEVYENMCVGKVQMNEAALTAVGRMAMSVGDGDMAFEMVRQMKDMGISPKLRSYGPALSTFCNNGEIDKAFAVEKHMLEHGVYPEEPELEALLRVSIGAGNSDKVYYVLHKVRSSVRKVSQATASLIVDWFKSKQASRVGKRKWDKRLIMEAIENNGGGWHGQGWLGKGKWEVAHTTIGKDGVCKCCGLQLTTIDLDPIETEHFAKSVASIAMMREKGSNFQKFQKWLDYYGPFEAVVDAANVGLFGQSRFMPHKINAVVNEMRQRLPSKKLPLIILHNKRIKGDKMDEPVNRALIDKWNAADALYATPSGSNDDWYWLYATIKFKCLLVTNDEMRDHLFQLLGNDFFPKWKERHQVRFSFSGGGSPVFHMPPPCSVVIQESEEGHWHIPIETELNYESERRWLCITRAKLDMVFKDSSTSFKDSKHLQKGECARSTTRNASEKDPQRQNPFNHEEKREKSQELYKSVRDIFLGPVSSDNNNSILSDIEAAESIGGCTIDFQI
- the LOC114179804 gene encoding proteinaceous RNase P 1, chloroplastic/mitochondrial-like isoform X2 — translated: MAPFALYFNTLQFRQSLTFSYSKPNLCCLCQRRPSNNIVTFISIKTKQTAIRHSYLNSLPETAPWFAKTAPYAFRDCRGSLEARATISGSSCTVTEKVEKKMRKRKLDRDSPQVKLKNALDMCSKRGDVMGALSLYDAAISEGVKLGQHHYTVLLYLCSSAAVGVVRPAKSGSGARTLNALVSSDGLRNEGLSEPMDTNDSSFELDCNAGLNSDLNSTQKDGIFVVSDEVKRYALERGFEVYENMCVGKVQMNEAALTAVGRMAMSVGDGDMAFEMVRQMKDMGISPKLRSYGPALSTFCNNGEIDKAFAVEKHMLEHGVYPEEPELEALLRVSIGAGNSDKVYYVLHKVRSSVRKVSQATASLIVDWFKSKQASRVGKRKWDKRLIMEAIENNGGGWHGQGWLGKGKWEVAHTTIGKDGVCKCCGLQLTTIDLDPIETEHFAKSVASIAMMREKGSNFQKFQKWLDYYGPFEAVVDAANVGLFGQSRFMPHKINAVVNEMRQRLPSKKLPLIILHNKRIKGDKMDEPVNRALIDKWNAADALYATPSGSNDDWYWLYATIKFKCLLVTNDEMRDHLFQLLGNDFFPKWKERHQVRFSFSGGGSPVFHMPPPCSVVIQESEEGHWHIPIETELNYESERRWLCITRAKLDMVFKDSSTSFKDGQRLGLEMQELVTR